The genomic DNA AACGAGACAAATTTGGGGATGTTTGGCTCTTTTGATGCATATCAGCCACGAGGCGGTTTTAGTATCAAGTCGGAGAAACATGAGGCTTCCAAACAGCAGCAACATCAGGATTCTGGAGCAACTGATAGCGGAGAGGAGGACAACAGTTCTAAGTGTTAAGCTTATTAGCATTTAGTAGTATCTTTGAGTTGGCTAATATCTTATGATGGTTACAGTTTCATATGTCTGTGTTACTATGCATCTAGTTATGTAGAATGAATCATTTAGTTTTTACAAACATATATGCTGACACATTGACTGCAGAGTTTGAGTTTGTAGTTTTTGCTCAACTTTTAGTGTTCCCTTGGGTTCTTTTTTTGTTGGTGGAGGATTTTGAGTTGTAATGGTGAACACTAGTTTGGTTAAAAATCAAGGGACACTAGAAGTGAAATGTGAATTGTGTATGATTTGTTCTTATGATCTTATATTAGCTAAAGCCTAGGAACTTCACTTTTGTGTCAAAAAAAGCTTAAAAACTTCAAGGATCATGATAGTTGCAATATTTTTTTGCTCTTTGACTTTGACTACTAATCCCTTTCTTTTTGCACACAACACAACCTAAATTTTTGTTGAagattataaaaataaattaaagaGTATGTCAAATTTAAAAAGGGTCATGTTTCCCGACAATCAATCGTGTGTTGTTTAAGTTTTATCTAAATTACTATTCCAAGGGCGTCGAATCTATATTTCAAGAGTTcagatttaattttttttttacccTTCCGCAAATATTTTCCACAAAAAATTACTTAAATCCGAGTCCTTAAAATAATGATCTAAGGGTTTAAAAATATACCCAGCTAgttttttgaatttaataataaaaattattaaatttatataaaaaaaagaaTCTACCAAATGAAACACGCTCAAAATCTTTAACACAGAAAAATTATTGTTCTTGAATTAGAAAAAACAGAGGATCAAAACGAGAGAAATTGAGAATAAGAAGAAGATGGCGCAGAAGAAGCAGAGCAAAGAGCCATGTAAGCAAGAGGCCTGCAACATCCAAGCTTGTCTCTCCAAGAACAATTTTCTCCCACAAAAGTACCTTTTTTTTTAATCTTGGTCatcataatttttatttatttcctGAAATTAAAACTAGGGCTTGCTACATCTTATCATATTATATTGCTCCATTAGTATACCCTTTGTATCAGTGTTTCAtttagttttgttgattttaattttGGTGGGGTTTACAATTAGGTAAGAATCTATGCAAATTTGTTAATTGCTATTCATGAAAATTAAGTTTAGAATTTCCCTTTTTGGTTTATCTGTATTTCATGTTTGCGTTGCGTAAAATTGCTTGTGACAATCCATTTTGTTTCTCCTGACCGAGTAAACAACATTTGACTtgtagaaaatttatttttataagtGTTGGAGTAGTTCTGTGCTGTTCCATTTCTGTGCTATTACACTAGAAATATGCATCTTAAGCGGAACAAATTTTCTGCCAGTGGGTCCTTAATCTTTGATTCAAATGGATACTCTACTGTGGTTTGGTGTTGTGACTATTTGTTTGTGGTGTTAGTGCTTGTTACTGGAGTTTGATATTTTCTTATGAGGTTTAGACAAAGTTTGTGCTGACGTCTGTCTGCACTAGTTCTATATATCATGAACTGAGTTCGGTAGAATAAATCAATATAGGATAGGGCACCTCTACACCTTTATTAGAGAATTGCCGATTTACAAAACTTCGTCAGAAGTATTTACACATAAAAATAAAACGATAAATGTCAACAAGAATAACATGCACTTCTTTTCAGCTTTGAGTTGTTTGCAGACTGCAAATTTGACCATTGAAGTGTTTGTTGGTTGTGAAGCGTTACACTGTCACCCTTTTAGATAGTTTTAGATGCTATAGATATGTTCTTATTGTAGTGTCTTATTGTGTAATCTTAACTCTACTAGTGATGCCCAAGTTGAGATTCAGCACAAGTGTGAAACTAGTTAAAAAGCTTATGCAACGGATGCGGGTGTACTAACGTTATAATAGGCACCCCTTCCTTGATCTTAATTTACAAAAAACAAATAATCTTTGAGAGTTTTCTGCACAAGCGGAATTTTCAAGTTCACTTCTTAGCAGTGTTGTTAAAAGCGCATTAAGCGGGGGCTTAAGCGGAATCGGAGGTAAAAGCGCTTGTATTAGTGCAAAATCGGATAGTTAAGCGTTTAGTAAAGTTTAAGCGGCTTTAAGCGGAATTAAGCGGATTTTGACCTTTTAAGCGGTTTTTGACCAAATTTAAATGgggattaaaaataattagaaaaaggaaagtattattttttaaagaggtgtaatttgatattttaaaatgttacttgtatttttttagttaattatgACTTTGCGAAAGATCATTTTATTGGTTTATTATAATATGTGGATGTTATCTCTTTATCCAAAAAAATATCcagtatttttaataaatatacatatatttatttatttataatccGATTAATGACCCGCTTTTAAAACCGCTTAAGCGTCCGCTTTAGCGCTTAAGCGCTAGAAGGTGACCTCACCGCTTAGGTCCGATTTGCGCTTTTTACAACACTGCTTCTTAGTCCACAGTCTTTGATCATAGTGGTCTCTCAGCATATGATATTTCCATGTTTCTAAGTTTTAACCTCAGAAAGTTCCCTTTTTAAGTATTTAAATGATGGTAACATGTCTATATAACGCCTTCACTAGTAATTTTGCTCAAAAGCTTTCACCGGATACCCTTTTTTTTATACAGATGTTATCAGCTTAGACATGTAAGTTAATAAAATTTTTCATCATCTTATGTATCTTATTTTGACTCTGCAAATGGTATAGGTGTGTCAGAGTCATCGAGTTGCTACAATCATGCTGTGAACAATGCAAATACCAGTCAACACACTGTGCCGCAGTAGATTCTCTTCTAAAGGAACACAAATAAGGGCACAACGGCATTTTTAATTGAATGCCAGACATGTTGTACCAGATTTTTGTCGTCTGTGCTCTCTTGGAGCTATGAAGTAAGGTTGTGGCTTTGAACATGAAAACGACTCGAGACTATATGATTTAATATATTGTAGCAAATGTATAAAGCAAGCTGAGATGTAATTCGGATATGTGTGTGAAGGAACCTAGAAATAGTTTAAAGTCTAAGCTTGCTGGTAGAGAACCCACAGAAATAAAATACAATGTACTAGATTCACAGTACTCTATTTACATAGTTCCTAATCTTTTATGGAGTTTTATGAAAGGAGTACACTACTTACATTTTCTTAACTTATTATGAAGTTTTATGAAAGGAAGCACAGGTGTAGAGTTAAACCTCTACATAGTTATTGCCCTAGAACAATAAAAATTTAAACAGTGATGACTTAATTATTTGTTGAGGTGAACCTATTTAAAGTATTGAACTTTGAAGGTTGTGAATATACTAACAATACAGATTATCTTTTTGTGTTCTGCATAAAACCCCattattttcatgttaaaaaaaCATCACAGGGTATTGATTTTTCCtggataaaagatattaatagGTGATCATAGTTCTGCCTTGCCAAGAACATGTCATCCAAATTTTTACAAGACCTTGTTTACACTAAACAGAGATACTATTTCACATTCACATGGTGTTAACACAATAGTAAAAGATGAGTGTAAGTTGATTTTCCAGTAAGATCCTCTTGTTGGAAACACAGTAAATAAACTCTTTCATGTCTTACTGAACTGATCAAGGTTATGTGCCCTACGCAGAACTTAAATAAACAAGAAAAATCACCCTGTTTTTTTGGCCTGTAAAAGTAAGCTATGCTTGTGGCTCAAACTCAAACTAACAAGAATGATACATTTCTGTATAATCACATGCTTCCGGTTTTACATTGGCAATTCTCCCGTCTTTAAAGAAGAGCAGCACTTGCAAATGTTACAATCTCATAGTAAAAAAACTGTTCCTAGTCTTTCCTCCGAGAGAAAAGAAAAGGGTTAACAATACAAAAAGAATCCCTATGTTAGCGTAATAATCATTTCACAAAAGGATGATGCATGCTCAAATCTCCAATAAGATGCAGCAATTTTGACGTCTGTGTGGCCTCTTCTTGCGCATCAACAATGACGTCAAGAAATCGTCACATTGACCTTGATACTGTTTCTTGTCGTCTAAGAGGAATACCTTCATCCTCATCTGTGTGCCTTGGAAGACGCACTGGGAGAGGCGCTGGACCTGTATAACATTTGACAGAAATCTCATCATACAGAAAGTGGAATAAATGCCACTGTAGTTTTGATCCACTGTTGAACAGTTGAACAGTTCAATTAGAACCTCAAGTAAAGTCTACCACAGACTATATTCACTGGTAAACTGAGAGCATATATCAATAATACCAACTTAACCAATCTAATTTACTTCTCATTTTTGGCTaaataaaactatttttaaatttGACTGCACAACTGCAAGGAAAAAAAGTACAAAAGATCATACCATCAGTCATGTCCTTTGTTCTGTGAAGCAAAAATGTTCCAGAGAGGATTGTCACAAACCCACACATTTCTGTGACAATTTGTGTTGGGCTCTGCCTATCCCAATCCTGTTTTTCCCACAAAAACAGAGTAAGATGATGTTAGAAGTTGGAAATGCCGCTAATATATTCACAACGCAAAATAGTTGCCATCTACTCCTACATCTGTGACACTCGTGCTGAACCTGCCCTAGTTCAATAccttaaaattattaaatatttaatagATAAATGTGTAGCGATGTTCATGTGGTACAATCAATGTTACGAAGGTTTCATAATCTGTAAAATATTGAGGCATCCCACTCCCATCTTATAGTGTGTAACTAGGTTCTAGTTACAAAATCATGGATTTGTTTTAATAAAGTACCATGTCCGATTATGTATCTGGGAACATATATATGGTGCCAGCAAATGCAATAATTAGTGGTAGGATGACAATTATTTCACAGTAACTTTGGTTTGTACCCAGTATCTTGAACCCATTCGTGCCTGCCACTATGGATGAGCTTACTGAAGACATTCAGGACAAGGTATCTTGTCATATATGTCATGCTCACATAAATGACAGGATCCGGAGTCTGAAAAATTGCAATTACGGACACAAACCCTTAATACAGGGATTTCGACCAAGTCGGTGCAGGACAGAAATATGAAATCTGAATTCAGTCAGAGTAAAGAGAAGTGAATCTAGTAGCATGATTGGACTGTAAGAAATCTCAATGAGCAACAACTTCAGATACCAAGGGTCTACTCTGCAAACGGTTAGATAAAATGTTGAGATAGATTACGTCAGCGTTAGATTAAGACAGTTGAAATGGAGAAGAGCAACTGGGGCTTTATACGATCGAAACATCCACAATGTTGATATGAAAGTTTTACAGATGTGCTAAAAACCCAGTACTACTACATGATGAGGAAAATTGGGTTCCCAAGAGAAGTCAAATCACAGAATGAGGGTAGCAGAGAAGTAATATCACAAAAGGAGTTTAGAGCACATACTTTGTTTAATGTGCCCTAATAAGATGAAATCAGGATTTTTGCTTAAAATATCTCTTTGATTAGGTTTATTAACTGATTAATGACCTATATAAAGACAAATCATTGCATGTGCTCAGGTAGTACCAACaaagaaattcagaaaaggaaaaAGCTAAGCATGTGGGCCTGTGGCTGACTATTAAAAAAGAGGTATTATCTTCTTTCACGCACATATTGCATAATACATACCGGCAGTGATCTGACATGGCGTAGAGTACAATATCACATGACTTATAGACTTAATCTTAAATAAGAAGTGCATCTTACTGGTAAAATATGCATCCAATTGGACATGCAACAAGATATTACGAAAAAACTCAGGACTTAGATAAGCAACCTTCGATAAGAAATGCATCGTAATAGTTATATAAGCATCTAATAGTACTTGCAAAATGATAATACTACAGAAAACATTTTATTACTTAGGCTTCTGACCAAATTACCTTGAACATTATCACACTAGCCAAAATAGTTAGCGATGTAAACATAACGTAGTAAATCGGCGAAACAACAGCTGTATTAAACGTGTCAAGAGCCTGCATTCAAAATTCAACCATGTCAAGTAAGTTCCATACAGAACTTTAAATGAACAGGACTTAGAATAAAATAGTGAAAGTCAAAACTGTCCACCAGAAAATCTACAcaaattaccaaaattttcataaatCAATTCAAAAATTTGGTGATTGTTCATATTATTTGGGTGATCTAGTTTGATTAACATATCAGCATAACAATATATATAGTAATGTATCCCTTCGTCCCACCCATTTCTTTACATATAAGTTGGACCCTGGACTGGAGCATGACCCTGTTTATATTAATGTATGTACTTCCCTTCTTCCTACCCATTCCTTTACATATGAGTCGGACACTGGATTGAACACGGAGGTTATAAAGGAGATAAATTGGCGGGTCCTGCTATAATTAACAAAGTAACGAGCTTTAACTATTTCGAGCTTAGGTACATTATTAAATACAGCTGTAGTTTGTAGGGACTAAAACTTAATGTTTCATAACACAACATTAAGAGGTCTGCACTAGGTAATAgtagaaaaaaaaaatttaataaatgaCCCAAAATCCAAAAGATAAATCCTTCATTGAAGTTTGGAAATGACATAGCGTCATTTGAACTTATGCAACCGTAAAgaaaaaaatttcaaataaaaatatcgttacatTCAATAGTCTAATACTTCGACAATAGTCTAATACTTCGACTGAAAAATTATCAACTACTAGTCTACTACTACACTTCACGATACAAAGTTGAATAGTCTACCTAACTACTAATAACATTAAACGATTTAATCATGTAATTAGCCAACTTCACGAAATCCAAGAGCTAAATCTAAGCTTCACTTGAAGAAACTAATCTGAGCAGACTACATCTATTGCTCGTACTCGCATATTTATATAGTTCTATCTATAACAATTTGTATCGAAGGCTAGGTAAAAAACACAAAGAAACACAACTCGCCGATCATTAGGTGCCCGATCAAAAAAATGAGAAGAAAATTAGAAGGTTCATAGTTAGAATTTTACCTTGTTTAAATAATTCATTTGTGTGAGTACACAAAGGATAACTACCATTGTAAAAGCCCATGTTTGGGGATAAATTAGCTGATTCACTCCCGATAATGTTAGCTTTAGAGCAATTCCAATTGCCTTAACACTCATGACCTGTTAAACAATACATCTTAACAAGTTTAACTTACTATTCAAAAACTTTGTAAGTACAATGTGCAATTAAATAATTTAGGAAATAACAATAACAGAAATACCACAACGTACTGATATAGAACCAACTAGCGAACAAACTCCGATGTAGCACATTATATGTGTTTGGCCATATTGTGGAACAAAGCGGAATATAAGTACGAACACAGCTGCTAACACCATTGATGCATACAAAAGAAAACCTGTGGAGAGTGCAATATGTTTTGCAGATCAATTTAGCTGGACATTTAACAAAAATAAAAGGTAGTCTATAGGCCCTATACAGACAGATATAGTAAGGTGCAATTATAAATAGGTAGTCAATAATGTGTAAACTAACGTAGCAAATTCAGCTGGACATATAAAGACAATAAAAGGTCGCCTATTCATACAGATAGCAAGGCGTGtttatatataggtatatattaACATGTTACATAGTATTGCAAATAAAGATAATCAGCCACAAAAACTGGAAAACAATATACCTGGCTCTGTAGCAAGATCCCACACTTCCTTTACAGACTCGATAGCACGTTCTTGAGGAGCATGCAGAACAATGGTGGTTGAGCCCACTACACATAAAATACAACCAAGAACCCCAAAAATGTGTAGCTTCTCTCTTAAAATTATATGTGCAAGTACAGCGCTGCAGAAGGACACATGGTCTTAGCAGTATAAAACAAAAGCATCAACTTAAATTCACTTGTGTGTTGCTTTCATGCCTGATAATAATGCTGAGAGCGCCAAGAGGAGTGACTAGAATAGCTGGTGCAAATGCATAAGCTGCAAAATTTGCAATCTCTCCAACAATCACTGTGGCAAAATCATTGAGCACTTAAAATCCGGATTCCAAGTCAGAAACACATAGACGTCTTGGAAAGTATAATAGGGGATGGGAATGAAGTCAGTACTTGTTACATTTATCTTCCATGATATTGTGTAATCATGGAAGTGGTATTAAGCtatttaaataacaatcaatTAGAAGCACAATAAGATGTATATAGTCCTACAAGAAGAGGTCACAGGTTCACTCCCAATCAATCACAGTATTTAGGCAACTCTAGGCTATAGATAAGTTACTGCCTTCTATCTATGGCTACATCAGATACGAGAATAGCTGCAACGCCAATTAAAGGTGTATACGGTATACCTCATAGATAGTCTAGAAAATGGGCATAAATAGGGGAGTAGAATAATCAATTCAACAACACGATCAATGGTGTATCTCTGCTCCCACATTTATAAACTTTTGATGAGAGTAAATTCCTTTTAATGGTTTACCATGCTACACGTCTCTCTCCTCAATAAAACTGAGCCTCCTAAACATGAATACTTGATACAAgcaatatatttaaaataataaagaAGCGTATGAACTCACTTGTTATCATACCCACCCACCATAGTGGTTCATATAAGTATGAATATCCTCCAACCCCTGTAGACAGAGTAAGTAAAAAGAATTCAAGCAGACTATAATAAACCTGTATTTATAAGGTATACATTGTAAGAAATAACAATTACTACAGGTTTGGGGCAGTGGATTTAAATATGGAATAGGTGACATGGGATAGGTAACTAAGAAGAAACGAAATTATAGAACATGAAATAGCTAAGCTAAGCCATCGATTATAAGAGTTCTGATTGTCCTATTACAAATAATTGAATGACTATAAGAGGTGAACTAATGCAGGACAAAAGTGTACGATGTTGTCTAAAATGTTTGCAAACAATGTTTTGCATGACTTATGAACTGAGCCTATAGAAGATCATTGGTTCTGAGGCTGTTAAAAAACAAGCGATAGTGCCTTTGAGGCATTAATTCTAAAGGGATGctgttttaaaaaaataaagataACTAACTTTATCAGCCCCTGAAAATCATATTAAAAGACCTAATATCCAGTAACAAAGAGTGATGACAAGTAATAAAGTCGTTTATTTTAGACTGATTATTACCCCCGATAACTACATTATCTTCCTTCTTAAAGAAACTACATATGGAGGCCGGACTGCAAAAAGAAATGTAAAAATCACACCACTGCTACTAAATTCCTAACGAATCACCCCAAGTCATAAAAAGAGTTTCAACGATACCAAATTAAACAACAACCTAATTTCTTTACAAAAGTCCCTACATTTGCACTCCACGCACAACAATTCAAACACTTACAACACACAACAATTCAAACAACACACAATTAAAATATCAAAACAACCAGAAACCCGAAACCCGAAACATGGTACCTGCTCTAACACCTGTAGAACCTGCTTTTTTTAACCCTTTCTTCTTAACAATAAAGCTAGCACCAATAAATAAACTCGAAGACAATGCCAACACTAAACCCTTGACATTATCAGATGACATTCCCCTATATGAATCTCTCCAGCTATGATGATTCACCTCTTCCATAGCCATCACTCTTATGTTAATATAACAAATTTTCTCACAAAATCATCTCACATGGGTATGTCTTAAACCTAAAAAAGATAGAATCTTGGACCCAAGATCACTT from Apium graveolens cultivar Ventura chromosome 5, ASM990537v1, whole genome shotgun sequence includes the following:
- the LOC141724025 gene encoding uncharacterized protein LOC141724025, which translates into the protein MAQKKQSKEPCKQEACNIQACLSKNNFLPQKCVRVIELLQSCCEQCKYQSTHCAAVDSLLKEHK
- the LOC141661790 gene encoding putative magnesium transporter NIPA4; this translates as MAMEEVNHHSWRDSYRGMSSDNVKGLVLALSSSLFIGASFIVKKKGLKKAGSTGVRAGVGGYSYLYEPLWWVGMITMIVGEIANFAAYAFAPAILVTPLGALSIIISAVLAHIILREKLHIFGVLGCILCVVGSTTIVLHAPQERAIESVKEVWDLATEPGFLLYASMVLAAVFVLIFRFVPQYGQTHIMCYIGVCSLVGSISVMSVKAIGIALKLTLSGVNQLIYPQTWAFTMVVILCVLTQMNYLNKALDTFNTAVVSPIYYVMFTSLTILASVIMFKDWDRQSPTQIVTEMCGFVTILSGTFLLHRTKDMTDGPAPLPVRLPRHTDEDEGIPLRRQETVSRSM